One Streptosporangium sp. NBC_01495 DNA window includes the following coding sequences:
- a CDS encoding CPBP family intramembrane glutamic endopeptidase — translation MYSNSPISGPGSLPRGTAPIVPHGTSPHRHGSRPIPPDVPYHLVLAGEKRRVGRGVLALVLLLVGLFGFGGVLTALGSAIDQSLGRVNPIAGGTEFTPIFHAANLISIALMIPWSMFVQRRLYGVKGASLHSVLSAFRPAVFGRAVLTLVPIWVLYMTVFFLLAPYTEGSWRFSDLVALFVITLLLAPLQSAGEEYGYRGLAFRVAASWGRGPRTALVLGLAVSSILFAAIHLSTDPWLNVYYLTLGVTFGLITWRTGGLETSIVIHAANNALAYLLMIVTHADPLAGSDRSAGTGSAVFLMPCVLLVAITAVIWARTRRTGPPLTPQSSPLAR, via the coding sequence ATGTACTCGAACTCCCCCATATCCGGCCCTGGCTCCCTTCCGCGCGGCACCGCGCCGATCGTCCCCCACGGTACGTCACCGCACCGCCACGGTTCGCGACCGATCCCGCCGGATGTTCCCTACCACCTCGTGCTGGCCGGTGAGAAGCGCCGTGTCGGACGCGGCGTTTTGGCGCTCGTGCTGCTCCTTGTCGGGCTGTTCGGCTTCGGCGGTGTCCTCACCGCCCTTGGCTCCGCCATCGACCAGTCGCTGGGCAGGGTCAACCCGATCGCGGGCGGCACGGAGTTCACGCCGATCTTCCACGCCGCGAACCTCATCTCGATCGCGCTGATGATCCCGTGGAGCATGTTCGTCCAGCGCCGGCTGTACGGGGTGAAGGGGGCGTCGCTTCATTCCGTGCTGTCGGCGTTCCGGCCCGCCGTGTTCGGTCGTGCGGTGCTGACGCTCGTGCCGATCTGGGTGCTCTACATGACCGTCTTCTTCCTCCTCGCGCCGTACACGGAAGGGTCGTGGCGATTCTCCGACCTGGTCGCCCTGTTCGTCATCACGCTCCTGCTGGCGCCCCTGCAGTCGGCGGGCGAGGAGTACGGCTACCGCGGACTGGCGTTCCGGGTGGCCGCGAGCTGGGGCCGCGGGCCCCGGACGGCGCTGGTCCTCGGCCTGGCCGTGTCGAGCATCCTGTTCGCGGCCATCCACCTGTCCACCGACCCGTGGCTGAACGTCTACTACCTCACCCTCGGCGTCACCTTCGGCCTGATCACGTGGCGGACGGGCGGTCTGGAGACGTCGATCGTCATCCACGCGGCCAACAACGCGCTCGCGTACCTTCTGATGATCGTCACGCACGCCGACCCCCTCGCGGGCTCCGATCGCTCGGCGGGGACCGGGTCGGCCGTGTTCCTCATGCCCTGCGTCCTGCTTGTTGCGATCACCGCCGTCATCTGGGCGCGCACGCGACGGACCGGTCCGCCCCTGACACCGCAGAGCAGTCCGCTCGCCCGGTGA